The Bacteroidota bacterium genome includes a region encoding these proteins:
- a CDS encoding sigma-70 family RNA polymerase sigma factor has protein sequence MGLNDNLSERAKEDMALVIKARAGDQHAFSILMGRYKDSINYMLLKMVHNRDDADDLTIEAFGKAFAHLDKYTPEFAFSTWLFKIAVNNAIDFIRKRKLHTLSLDDENDEASKFAYSRIKTNTPDPEEKFIREQRAVLMRTILEELNPKYKVLVELRYFDELSYEEIAVKLNMPLGTVKAQLFRARNVLFELLHERRERY, from the coding sequence ATGGGATTGAACGATAATCTGTCGGAAAGGGCAAAGGAGGATATGGCACTTGTAATTAAGGCTCGTGCAGGTGACCAGCATGCATTTAGTATTTTGATGGGGCGATATAAGGATTCCATAAATTATATGCTTCTTAAAATGGTGCACAATCGGGATGATGCTGATGATCTCACTATTGAAGCATTTGGGAAAGCATTTGCCCATCTTGATAAATATACTCCCGAGTTTGCCTTCAGCACCTGGTTATTTAAAATTGCAGTAAATAATGCTATTGATTTCATCAGAAAAAGAAAATTGCATACTTTAAGTCTCGATGATGAAAATGATGAAGCTTCTAAATTTGCGTATTCGCGTATTAAAACCAATACCCCTGATCCGGAGGAAAAATTTATAAGAGAGCAACGTGCAGTTTTAATGCGCACTATTTTAGAAGAATTAAATCCAAAATATAAAGTTCTTGTGGAACTTCGATATTTCGATGAGTTGAGCTATGAGGAAATTGCTGTTAAACTGAATATGCCACTCGGCACAGTTAAAGCACAATTATTCAGAGCGCGAAATGTTTTATTCGAATTATTGCATGAACGCAGAGAACGTTATTGA
- a CDS encoding glycosyltransferase produces MDIHLIYTAIFYLFCAAAFFQIFYMLFFYLRLANFKGKQIRQENYPPVSIIICAKNEDANLKQNLPKILAQDYPNFEVIVVDDNSEDGTTEYLFFLAQKEPRLKRTKTGTGNPMMAGKKFPLTLGLKAAANEIVVLTDADCYPATDQWLKGVMHGYGTEKEIVLGYGAYEKQPGYLNKRIRYETVLSAINYFSFALANLPYMGVGRNLSYKKQLFFDNNGFFEHRHIPSGDDDLFINKVATKRNTSIVIDPDVFTFSSPKETWDDWREQKKRHLSTAKYYKFKHKFFLALQPVTHILFWLCAIFLLGIMFEYWYVIVAALVVRWALLRYTFSQAMNKLEERDLKKSIELFDMLQIFYYFRFAKSVLFKSKYRWD; encoded by the coding sequence ATGGACATACATTTGATTTACACCGCCATTTTTTATTTATTTTGCGCAGCCGCTTTTTTTCAGATATTTTATATGCTGTTCTTTTATTTGCGTCTTGCAAATTTTAAGGGCAAACAAATAAGGCAAGAAAATTATCCTCCTGTCTCCATTATTATTTGTGCGAAAAATGAAGATGCAAATCTTAAACAAAATCTTCCAAAAATTCTGGCACAGGATTATCCCAATTTTGAAGTGATTGTTGTTGACGATAATTCCGAAGATGGAACAACAGAATATTTATTTTTTCTAGCACAAAAGGAACCCCGTTTAAAAAGAACAAAAACAGGAACCGGAAATCCGATGATGGCAGGGAAAAAATTTCCGCTTACCCTTGGTTTAAAAGCTGCAGCAAATGAAATAGTGGTTTTAACAGACGCTGATTGTTATCCGGCTACCGATCAATGGCTTAAGGGCGTAATGCATGGATACGGAACGGAAAAAGAAATTGTGTTGGGTTACGGAGCATATGAAAAACAACCGGGTTATTTAAACAAAAGAATAAGGTACGAAACTGTTCTCTCTGCAATAAATTATTTCTCCTTTGCACTTGCAAATTTGCCTTATATGGGTGTGGGAAGAAATTTATCTTATAAAAAACAATTGTTTTTCGACAATAATGGTTTTTTCGAACATAGGCATATTCCCAGTGGTGACGATGATCTGTTTATTAATAAAGTAGCCACTAAAAGAAATACATCCATTGTGATAGATCCCGATGTATTTACTTTCTCCAGCCCAAAAGAAACCTGGGATGATTGGAGAGAACAAAAAAAACGCCATCTTTCCACTGCAAAATATTATAAGTTCAAACACAAGTTCTTTTTAGCATTGCAACCGGTTACACACATTCTGTTTTGGTTATGTGCCATTTTCTTATTGGGCATTATGTTTGAATATTGGTACGTAATTGTTGCTGCACTTGTTGTCAGGTGGGCTTTATTACGTTATACATTTTCGCAGGCAATGAATAAATTAGAGGAAAGAGATCTAAAAAAATCCATCGAATTATTCGATATGCTGCAAATTTTTTATTACTTCAGATTTGCGAAATCTGTTTTATTTAAATCAAAATACCGATGGGATTGA
- the tgt gene encoding tRNA guanosine(34) transglycosylase Tgt has protein sequence MFFKLTGKDIHSKARAGVINTDHGIINTPIFMPVGTIGTVKGVHFQELKNDIKAEIILGNTYHLYLRPGTDIIQQAGGLHKFNSWEGPILTDSGGFQVHSLAKIRKIKEEGVTFQSHIDGSKHTFTPENVIDIQRKIGADIIMAFDECTSYPCEYSYAEKSMEMTHRWLKRCIEQMDKTNSLYNYRQFLFPIVQGSVFPELRKRSAEVIASMELEGNAIGGLSVGEPHDDMYAMTEVVCNILPENKPRYLMGVGTPANILECIALGIDMFDCVMPTRNGRNGMLFTAEGIINIRNKKWESDFSAIDETSDSFASRNHSKAFLRHLFASGERLGPQIASVHNLSFYLWLVKEARTKILEGNFNGWKNLMVKKVSTRL, from the coding sequence GTGTTTTTCAAACTAACAGGAAAGGATATTCATTCAAAAGCCCGGGCAGGGGTAATAAATACCGATCACGGTATCATCAATACCCCCATATTTATGCCCGTAGGAACCATTGGTACCGTAAAGGGCGTACATTTTCAGGAATTAAAAAATGATATTAAGGCGGAAATAATTTTAGGAAATACCTATCATTTGTATCTGAGACCCGGAACAGATATTATTCAACAAGCAGGTGGTTTGCACAAATTCAACAGTTGGGAAGGACCAATTTTGACGGACAGCGGAGGGTTTCAGGTACATTCATTAGCAAAGATCCGCAAGATAAAAGAGGAAGGAGTTACCTTCCAATCACATATTGACGGAAGCAAACATACATTTACTCCGGAAAATGTTATAGATATTCAAAGAAAGATAGGGGCGGATATTATTATGGCTTTTGATGAATGCACTTCATATCCCTGCGAATATTCCTATGCTGAAAAAAGTATGGAAATGACACATAGATGGTTGAAACGATGTATCGAACAAATGGATAAAACAAATTCCTTGTATAATTACCGGCAATTTCTTTTTCCTATAGTACAGGGAAGTGTTTTCCCCGAACTGAGAAAACGCTCGGCCGAGGTAATTGCATCGATGGAATTGGAAGGAAATGCCATTGGAGGATTAAGTGTTGGCGAACCGCATGATGACATGTATGCAATGACAGAAGTTGTATGCAATATACTACCGGAAAATAAACCGCGTTATCTTATGGGTGTTGGAACACCTGCAAATATTCTGGAATGTATTGCTTTGGGAATAGATATGTTTGATTGTGTGATGCCAACCAGAAATGGTAGAAATGGAATGTTATTTACAGCAGAAGGCATCATCAATATCAGAAATAAAAAATGGGAAAGCGATTTTAGTGCAATTGATGAAACTTCCGATTCTTTTGCAAGTCGAAATCATTCAAAAGCCTTTTTGCGACATTTATTTGCATCTGGCGAACGTTTAGGACCACAAATTGCGAGTGTACACAATTTGAGTTTTTATTTGTGGTTGGTAAAGGAAGCCAGAACAAAAATTTTGGAAGGAAATTTTAATGGTTGGAAAAATTTGATGGTTAAAAAGGTGAGTACGAGATTGTGA
- a CDS encoding LptF/LptG family permease, translating into MKKIIDILLSPFNRWLSIIDRYVISKFVVTTIFAHVLIISIAIVIDFSDKSENFVERNAPSGEVFQYYLDFIPFIGSILAPLLIFLAVIFLTSRMAYNSEIIAMMNSGMNFKRFLRPYLICGFAALGLLLYGNYQLVPETNKRKLDFEDKYIHTPKNFGNNLHLKLDKNTFISLERFKFKTNEGFNVSLERYEGNGKSRKLITKINANKMTYETDKKSWHFVDYKRWDVYDIREKYVEGKTMDTVLNLVPDDFEQDIRIKDVLTYQELEEYIKEKENEGTGELEYYRVEQYRRASSAVSVLILVVMGAALGSKKIRGGNWFNIIAGVALSALYVFFLQFSTSFSINSDLHPIIGTNIPNMLFAVIAIFLVRYASK; encoded by the coding sequence GTGAAAAAAATTATTGATATACTATTATCACCGTTCAACAGATGGCTGAGCATTATCGACAGATATGTGATCAGTAAGTTTGTTGTTACTACCATTTTCGCACATGTACTTATTATTTCCATTGCGATCGTTATTGATTTTTCAGATAAGTCTGAAAATTTTGTGGAAAGAAATGCACCCTCCGGAGAAGTATTTCAATATTACCTCGATTTTATTCCATTTATAGGCTCCATACTTGCGCCTTTACTTATCTTTCTTGCGGTAATATTTCTCACATCACGCATGGCTTATAACAGCGAAATAATTGCGATGATGAATAGTGGTATGAATTTTAAAAGATTTCTTCGGCCTTATTTAATTTGCGGTTTTGCAGCTTTAGGACTTTTATTATATGGCAATTATCAGCTTGTTCCCGAAACAAATAAAAGGAAACTTGACTTTGAAGATAAATATATTCATACGCCTAAAAATTTTGGAAATAATCTGCATTTAAAACTTGATAAAAACACGTTTATTTCTTTAGAGCGATTTAAATTTAAAACTAATGAAGGATTTAATGTTTCATTGGAAAGATACGAAGGCAACGGTAAATCCAGAAAGTTGATCACAAAGATCAATGCAAATAAAATGACCTACGAAACCGATAAAAAAAGCTGGCACTTTGTAGATTATAAACGTTGGGATGTTTATGATATTCGCGAAAAATATGTGGAAGGTAAAACGATGGATACGGTTTTAAATTTAGTCCCCGATGATTTTGAACAGGATATCAGAATAAAAGATGTTTTAACTTATCAGGAACTCGAAGAATACATTAAAGAAAAAGAAAATGAAGGCACCGGCGAACTCGAATATTATCGTGTGGAACAATATCGTCGCGCATCTTCTGCTGTCTCGGTTTTAATTCTTGTAGTAATGGGAGCAGCACTTGGATCAAAAAAAATACGGGGCGGAAATTGGTTTAATATCATAGCAGGAGTTGCTCTCAGCGCACTGTATGTTTTCTTCTTACAATTCTCCACCAGCTTCTCTATCAACAGCGATCTGCATCCGATTATTGGTACTAATATTCCGAATATGCTTTTTGCGGTTATAGCGATTTTTTTAGTGAGATATGCGAGTAAGTAA
- the dnaB gene encoding replicative DNA helicase, whose translation MSELENNRTNSNFKNIDRKRQQADLSSIVYGKVPPQAIDLEEAVLGAFMIDRDAVTNAIEILRPESFYDDRHRIIFTAIRRLFEKTQPIDLLTVTEELRKMGQLEEAGGPFYVTTLTNRVASAAHIEHHARIVTQKFIQRELIRISTEIVHDSFEDTTDVFELLDKAEQNLFNIADKNLRTSYSDINNLLSATIKEIDEARKHEDSLTGCPSGFSALDRLTGGWQKSDLIIVAARPSMGKTAFTLSLARNAAVDFKKAVAVFSLEMSAQQIVKRLISAETEIPAEKIIKGHLVEHEMIQLVKLSGRLSEAPIFIDDTPAINIFELRAKCRRLKMQHDIQLIVIDYLQLMTTSEVGKGGNREQEISQISRSLKSIAKELNIPIIALSQLSRKVEDRGGTKRPMLSDLRESGAIEQDADLVCFLYRPEYYGLDVDENGNPTKGIAEVIIAKHRNGALENVRVRFIDKFIKFVDLDEMYVPQNLTPLANVLKDNKATITRKSKMDDMDGVDLNEEPPF comes from the coding sequence ATGTCAGAATTAGAAAACAATCGTACCAACTCCAATTTTAAAAACATCGACAGAAAACGTCAGCAGGCAGATCTGTCATCTATAGTTTATGGAAAAGTACCACCTCAGGCAATAGATTTGGAGGAAGCAGTGCTCGGGGCATTTATGATAGATAGAGATGCCGTTACCAACGCAATTGAAATTTTGCGCCCGGAGAGTTTTTATGACGACAGACATCGCATCATTTTTACAGCGATAAGGCGATTATTTGAAAAAACGCAACCTATCGATCTGTTAACCGTAACGGAAGAGTTGCGCAAAATGGGGCAACTGGAAGAAGCAGGCGGGCCATTTTATGTAACAACCTTAACAAATCGTGTTGCCAGTGCTGCACATATCGAACATCATGCGCGTATTGTTACACAAAAATTTATTCAGCGCGAGTTAATTCGAATATCTACAGAGATCGTTCACGATTCATTTGAAGATACTACCGATGTATTTGAGTTGCTCGACAAAGCAGAACAGAATTTATTTAATATTGCCGATAAAAATTTACGCACAAGTTACAGCGATATCAATAATTTATTAAGCGCCACTATTAAAGAAATTGATGAGGCAAGAAAACATGAAGATTCATTAACTGGTTGTCCCTCAGGTTTTAGTGCGCTCGACAGATTAACAGGTGGTTGGCAAAAATCGGATCTTATCATTGTTGCGGCGCGACCTTCCATGGGTAAAACAGCCTTTACCTTATCACTTGCGCGAAATGCTGCGGTGGACTTTAAAAAGGCAGTTGCGGTATTTTCATTGGAGATGAGCGCGCAACAAATTGTTAAACGTTTAATAAGCGCTGAAACAGAAATTCCCGCCGAAAAAATTATCAAAGGTCATCTTGTGGAACATGAGATGATACAACTCGTGAAATTATCCGGACGTTTGAGTGAAGCTCCGATTTTTATTGATGATACTCCTGCAATTAATATTTTCGAATTGCGCGCAAAATGCCGCCGATTAAAAATGCAACACGATATTCAATTGATCGTTATCGATTATTTACAATTGATGACAACCAGTGAAGTGGGCAAAGGTGGAAATCGCGAACAGGAGATTAGTCAGATATCCCGATCATTAAAATCGATCGCGAAGGAATTAAATATCCCAATTATTGCATTATCTCAGTTAAGTCGTAAGGTGGAAGATCGCGGCGGTACAAAACGTCCGATGTTATCCGATTTACGTGAATCAGGAGCCATAGAGCAGGATGCCGATTTAGTATGCTTCTTATATCGTCCCGAATATTATGGATTGGATGTAGATGAAAACGGAAATCCCACCAAGGGAATTGCAGAAGTAATTATTGCAAAACACAGAAATGGTGCTCTCGAAAATGTTCGTGTTCGTTTCATCGATAAATTCATCAAATTTGTCGATCTGGATGAAATGTATGTTCCGCAAAATTTAACTCCACTGGCAAATGTTCTTAAAGACAACAAAGCCACCATCACCCGTAAATCGAAAATGGATGATATGGATGGAGTGGATTTGAACGAAGAACCACCTTTCTGA
- a CDS encoding YitT family protein, with the protein MNNFWKRIIVNSIYRQKRNLGGIVKEYSEYEIAKGFRQLKTTVKRGSVNAFLIAIGVIIAGFGLKSFLLPNHFIDGGAVGISLLIDQKSEIPLSILLVLVNIPFIILGFTTIGKKFGFKTIVSIVALALAVELIEYPQLTDDKLLVAVFGGFFLGAGIGLAMRGGSVIDGTEILAINISKKTGLSVGDTILIFNIIIFSIAAYLLSMEIALYSILTYLSAAKTVDFILEGIEEYTGVTIISPRSERIRQMIIEELGRGVTIYKGERGFGKHGHNEGKIDIVYTVITRLEVANLKAEVEKIDSDAFIIMTSIKDTTGGMIKKRAHKH; encoded by the coding sequence ATGAATAATTTTTGGAAAAGGATCATTGTTAATAGTATTTATCGCCAAAAACGAAATTTAGGTGGTATAGTTAAAGAATATTCTGAGTATGAAATTGCCAAAGGTTTCAGGCAATTAAAAACTACGGTAAAAAGAGGTTCTGTAAATGCTTTTTTAATTGCTATCGGAGTAATAATTGCAGGCTTCGGACTTAAAAGTTTTTTATTGCCGAATCATTTTATCGACGGCGGTGCTGTAGGTATTTCATTACTGATAGATCAGAAATCTGAAATACCCTTGTCAATCTTATTGGTCTTGGTAAATATTCCATTTATTATCTTAGGATTTACCACCATTGGTAAAAAATTCGGGTTTAAAACAATAGTCTCCATAGTTGCACTTGCACTAGCTGTGGAATTAATTGAATATCCTCAATTAACAGATGATAAATTATTGGTTGCCGTTTTCGGCGGATTTTTTTTAGGTGCCGGCATTGGACTTGCAATGAGAGGTGGAAGTGTCATTGATGGTACGGAAATACTCGCAATTAATATCAGTAAAAAAACAGGTTTATCTGTTGGGGATACAATTCTCATATTTAATATTATTATATTTTCTATCGCTGCATATTTATTGTCGATGGAGATCGCTTTATATTCCATTCTCACCTATTTATCAGCAGCAAAAACCGTGGATTTTATTTTGGAAGGTATTGAAGAATATACAGGAGTAACAATAATTTCTCCAAGATCTGAACGGATCAGGCAAATGATAATAGAAGAATTAGGAAGAGGAGTAACTATTTATAAAGGTGAAAGAGGTTTCGGAAAACATGGACACAATGAAGGTAAAATAGATATTGTTTACACTGTAATAACACGTCTCGAGGTTGCAAACCTTAAAGCAGAAGTGGAAAAAATTGATAGTGATGCATTTATAATCATGACGAGCATAAAGGATACAACTGGAGGGATGATTAAGAAGAGGGCGCATAAACATTAA
- a CDS encoding acyl-CoA dehydrogenase family protein, whose translation MPNDLFEGVDYYQLDDLLTTEHKLIRDTVRQFVKQEISPIIEEYAQKSETPKHLIKGLAEIGAFGPTIPVQYGGGGLDNISYGLIMQEIERGDSGIRSLVSVQGSLVMYPIYTFGSEEQRMKYLPKLGSGEIIGCFGLTEPDHGSNPSGMVTTIKDKGDHFLLNGAKMWISNSPFADIAVVWARDEEAKIRGLIVERGMEGFTTPETHGKWSLRASATGELVFDNVKIPKENVFPEIRGLKGPLMCLSTARYGIAWGAMGAAMDCYDTALRYAKQRIQFGKPIAGFQLQQKKLAEMVTEITKAQLLAWRLGVLKDEGKATAAQISMAKRNNVNMAIEIAREARQILGGMGITGEYSIMRHMMNLESVITYEGTHDIHLLITGADITGIDAFK comes from the coding sequence ATGCCCAACGATCTTTTTGAAGGAGTGGATTATTATCAGCTTGATGACCTATTAACTACGGAGCACAAGCTTATAAGAGATACGGTTCGACAATTTGTGAAACAGGAGATATCTCCGATTATTGAAGAATACGCCCAAAAATCAGAAACACCCAAACATTTGATCAAAGGTTTGGCGGAGATCGGCGCCTTTGGTCCTACAATTCCGGTGCAATATGGAGGTGGTGGACTTGATAATATTTCCTACGGATTAATAATGCAGGAAATTGAGCGCGGCGACAGTGGAATTCGCTCTTTGGTGAGTGTTCAGGGGAGTTTGGTAATGTATCCTATCTATACTTTCGGGAGTGAGGAACAGCGGATGAAATACCTGCCAAAACTTGGTTCCGGAGAAATTATCGGTTGTTTCGGTTTAACGGAACCCGATCATGGTTCAAATCCAAGTGGTATGGTTACCACAATTAAAGATAAGGGAGATCATTTTTTGTTGAACGGCGCTAAAATGTGGATCAGTAATTCACCTTTTGCAGATATCGCTGTTGTTTGGGCAAGGGATGAGGAAGCTAAAATTCGCGGATTGATCGTGGAACGCGGAATGGAAGGATTTACTACCCCCGAAACGCACGGAAAGTGGAGTCTAAGAGCTAGTGCTACCGGTGAATTGGTATTCGACAATGTAAAAATTCCAAAGGAAAATGTATTTCCCGAAATCAGAGGACTTAAAGGACCTTTGATGTGTTTGTCCACAGCACGTTATGGTATTGCCTGGGGTGCCATGGGAGCTGCAATGGATTGTTATGATACCGCATTGCGTTATGCAAAACAAAGAATTCAGTTTGGAAAACCAATCGCCGGATTTCAGTTACAACAAAAAAAATTGGCAGAAATGGTTACGGAGATCACAAAAGCGCAATTATTGGCCTGGAGACTAGGTGTTTTGAAAGATGAAGGAAAAGCAACTGCAGCACAAATTTCCATGGCGAAAAGAAATAATGTGAACATGGCAATAGAAATTGCCCGTGAAGCCCGTCAGATTCTCGGTGGAATGGGAATTACCGGCGAATATTCCATTATGCGCCACATGATGAATCTTGAAAGCGTAATTACGTATGAGGGAACGCATGATATTCACTTATTGATAACCGGTGCCGATATAACCGGAATTGATGCGTTTAAATAA
- a CDS encoding DEAD/DEAH box helicase has protein sequence MQFTDFNFENELTDGLLSMGFKSPTPIQEQAIPIILSKKDIIACAQTGTGKTAAYLLPVLNNIIKKGHGSINTLIIVPTRELAVQIDEAIRGFAYFTNISAMAVYGGNDGVMFEQEKKSFKEGVDIIVGTPGRLLSHINQGYLKFDTLQHLILDEADRMLDMGFSDDINRIISFLPENRQTLMFSATMPPKIRTIAKKLLKDPEQINISLSKPAEGVSQGVYILNETQKIPLLKMILKGKDAKSILIFSSTKEKVKRLEQELKQLRFNASAIHSDLEQPQRKAVLRSFSTRELRILVATDILSRGIDVDSIGIVINYDVPGDAEDYIHRVGRTARAESKGEAITFVNTADQHKLKRIEELIGSEINRLEVPKELGPVPEYNPSAHRERPRGGGGFQKKRNFRR, from the coding sequence ATGCAATTTACAGATTTTAATTTTGAAAACGAGCTTACCGACGGTTTATTATCGATGGGATTTAAGTCACCTACACCTATTCAGGAACAAGCAATTCCTATAATTCTGAGTAAAAAAGACATTATTGCCTGTGCTCAGACAGGTACGGGTAAAACTGCGGCATACCTGCTTCCGGTGCTCAATAATATCATAAAAAAAGGTCACGGTTCTATAAATACACTCATAATTGTACCTACAAGAGAACTTGCAGTTCAGATTGATGAGGCTATTCGCGGATTTGCTTACTTCACCAATATAAGTGCAATGGCGGTTTATGGGGGCAACGATGGTGTGATGTTCGAACAGGAGAAAAAATCTTTTAAAGAAGGGGTGGATATTATCGTTGGCACACCCGGCAGATTGTTATCGCATATCAATCAGGGATATTTAAAATTCGACACACTGCAACATTTAATATTAGATGAGGCCGACAGAATGTTGGACATGGGGTTTAGTGATGATATCAATCGCATTATTTCTTTTTTACCGGAGAACCGACAAACGCTCATGTTTTCTGCAACCATGCCTCCGAAGATCAGAACCATCGCAAAAAAATTATTAAAAGATCCGGAGCAAATAAATATTTCTCTTTCCAAACCTGCTGAAGGAGTTTCGCAGGGAGTTTATATTTTAAATGAAACCCAAAAAATCCCTTTATTAAAAATGATTTTAAAGGGAAAGGATGCTAAAAGTATTCTCATTTTTTCCTCCACCAAAGAAAAGGTAAAAAGATTGGAACAGGAATTAAAACAGTTGCGATTTAATGCATCTGCAATTCACTCCGATCTCGAACAACCACAACGCAAAGCGGTTTTGCGCAGTTTTAGCACACGCGAATTAAGAATTTTAGTAGCAACGGATATTTTATCACGTGGAATAGATGTAGATTCCATCGGAATTGTAATTAATTACGATGTGCCGGGTGATGCAGAGGATTACATTCACCGTGTAGGAAGAACGGCCCGCGCTGAATCAAAAGGGGAGGCAATTACATTTGTTAATACTGCAGATCAACATAAATTAAAACGGATAGAAGAACTCATTGGCAGCGAGATAAACAGACTGGAAGTGCCAAAAGAATTAGGACCTGTTCCGGAATATAATCCCTCCGCCCATCGTGAACGACCAAGAGGTGGAGGTGGATTTCAGAAGAAAAGGAATTTTAGAAGGTAA
- a CDS encoding beta-lactamase family protein codes for MIKKILIGFIFCLSAYTYAIGQNDQFVKKTDSLLNYLHQNNRFCGSVLISKGNNILFNKTFPANGETNVTEQYRIASITKMFTAVLIYQLVEEKKLSLSEKLHTYYPQIPNSEKITIQQMLGHQSGIFDLINNDDFSSIQTKTMNKEDLIQLMVDHGSVFKPGEKTQYSNSNYILLGYIIEDITKISYSANIQTRIVKPLVLTQTYVESETVPQTRNSGYQFNGAEWINTGVETNATVSAAAGAMISSPKDLNIFIQQLFEQKLINKTHLDTMCKLTNTTYGHGIFYTPFEKHIGYGHTGHIDEFRSAVTYFEEDSLCIVLCLNGLNYPMNDIALGVLSYYFEKDYKFPEASSIQMGAEQLIPFEGIYRLKLFHFIPITKIKIASENGVLVTAALKNFEAEKAIAEPIANDTFKNFQYRSTLTFEYKKNSKVKGCYFQQGKSKFYCKKLQQNDSVS; via the coding sequence ATGATTAAAAAAATACTCATCGGATTCATTTTTTGTTTATCTGCATACACCTATGCAATTGGCCAAAATGATCAATTCGTAAAAAAAACGGATAGCTTACTTAATTATCTGCATCAAAACAATCGTTTTTGCGGAAGCGTATTAATTTCCAAAGGGAATAATATCCTTTTTAATAAAACATTTCCTGCCAATGGCGAAACAAATGTTACGGAGCAGTATCGAATTGCATCTATTACAAAAATGTTTACTGCCGTGCTCATTTATCAATTGGTAGAAGAAAAAAAACTTTCGCTTTCGGAGAAATTACATACTTATTATCCTCAAATTCCAAATTCTGAAAAAATAACCATCCAACAAATGTTGGGACACCAAAGTGGCATTTTCGATCTTATCAATAATGATGATTTTTCCTCCATTCAGACAAAAACAATGAACAAGGAAGATCTGATTCAACTCATGGTTGATCATGGATCTGTATTTAAGCCGGGAGAAAAAACCCAGTACAGTAATTCCAATTATATTTTGTTGGGATATATTATTGAGGATATTACAAAAATTTCCTATAGTGCTAATATTCAAACGCGAATAGTTAAACCCCTTGTTTTAACTCAAACTTATGTGGAATCGGAAACAGTACCACAAACACGAAATTCGGGATATCAATTTAACGGTGCCGAATGGATTAATACCGGTGTGGAAACTAATGCTACTGTGAGTGCTGCCGCAGGTGCCATGATCTCCTCCCCAAAGGACCTCAATATTTTTATACAACAATTGTTTGAACAAAAATTGATAAACAAAACGCATCTCGACACCATGTGCAAACTCACGAATACAACTTATGGACATGGTATTTTTTATACACCATTTGAAAAACATATTGGATATGGACATACAGGACATATTGATGAATTCAGAAGTGCGGTTACCTATTTTGAAGAAGATAGTTTATGTATAGTATTATGTCTAAACGGATTAAATTATCCGATGAATGATATCGCATTGGGAGTACTCTCCTATTATTTTGAAAAAGATTATAAGTTTCCCGAAGCAAGTTCCATTCAGATGGGTGCTGAACAATTAATTCCTTTTGAAGGAATTTACCGACTAAAACTTTTTCATTTTATTCCGATCACAAAAATTAAAATAGCTAGTGAGAATGGTGTTTTAGTAACTGCTGCACTTAAAAATTTTGAAGCAGAAAAAGCAATAGCAGAACCAATTGCCAATGATACTTTTAAAAATTTTCAATATCGTTCCACCTTAACTTTTGAGTATAAAAAAAATAGCAAAGTAAAAGGTTGTTATTTTCAACAGGGAAAAAGTAAATTTTATTGTAAAAAATTGCAGCAAAACGATTCTGTATCATAA
- a CDS encoding SET domain-containing protein has translation MTIKIDAEESDYLYTQVSQIANAGLGLYTAITIHRSEIIAVFTGETLNSKQSKKRADKGENAYFLKLPNGDILDTNNSKCLAGFANDAEGTIKSAFKNNAEIVMDDEQNICLLAKKKIAAGEEIFCAYGKKYWADKNQTP, from the coding sequence ATTACAATAAAAATTGACGCCGAAGAATCTGATTATTTATATACGCAAGTTTCCCAAATTGCAAATGCGGGTTTAGGATTATATACAGCGATCACCATTCACCGTTCAGAGATAATTGCAGTTTTTACAGGAGAAACCCTAAATTCAAAACAATCTAAAAAAAGAGCGGATAAGGGAGAAAACGCCTATTTTTTAAAGCTTCCCAATGGCGATATTCTGGATACCAATAATTCGAAATGTTTAGCCGGATTTGCAAACGACGCCGAAGGAACAATTAAGTCAGCATTTAAAAATAATGCCGAAATAGTAATGGACGATGAACAAAATATCTGTTTATTGGCAAAGAAAAAAATAGCAGCCGGAGAAGAAATTTTTTGTGCTTACGGAAAAAAATATTGGGCGGATAAAAATCAAACTCCTTAA